A single window of Xylocopa sonorina isolate GNS202 chromosome 5, iyXylSono1_principal, whole genome shotgun sequence DNA harbors:
- the Unc-115a gene encoding actin binding LIM protein Uncoordinated 115a isoform X8, protein MKSKSDTFFTSESNGVKRDQELKQKQLKKGKTFCQSCKKKCSGEVLRVQDKYFHIGCFKCAQCNSSLAQGGFFAREGSYYCTKDYRERWGTKCAGCGEYVEGDVVTAGDKHAFHPNCFHCQRCRQPLLGQGTKVSLVQGQALCHRCVGIPVREASTPVGNSTTIRGTGDGPSDPGACAGCGNQLREGQALVALDRQWHVWCFKCHSCDTVLHGEYMGKDGVPYCEKDYQKQFGVKCAYCNRYISGKVLQAGDNHHFHPTCARCTKCGDPFGDGEEMYLQGAAIWHPRCGPGPSGPNGIVNGHGEAHTPQHRESERISSSASEMQFSLRSRTPSLNGSLCSPYSSLSRKYYPARTGSPGLILREYGRGPSEDVSRIYTYSYLTETPSQGYLRRPIQPYDKPPTSPHFHRPSSSRSIRSSGGRSSRSGMRALVDALSETRPKSPASQVDNDEPIELAHYPDAMKPPPGTKPPIERDDFPAPPYPYTDPERRRRWSDTYKGVPASDDEDEVDNKTYIKEVEEKLKKEQDELSKIDTGIAKVFLQDREKDRENLRHKAANVDPRNASRTPSAAREPTYRLRYESPVGASPSRNIDHARPWEDDDGFSYRSSVGPSYNVSTGSITDVDRRALVCTTAPYYSRRISMNDGGMLPSSTTYTGGLGSVVGSRGGHHVRRSLPDMGTAPSEPPKLYPYHLLVITNYRLPADVDRCNLERHLSDAEFEAVLQFTRAEFYRLPQWRRNEIKRRARLF, encoded by the exons GTAAAACGTTCTGCCAGTCTTGCAAGAAGAAGTGCAGCGGGGAGGTGCTACGAGTACAGGACAAGTACTTCCACATAGGGTGTTTCAAGTGCGCTCAGTGCAACTCTAGCTTAGCGCAGGGTGGCTTTTTCGCACGCGAGGGCTCTTACTATTGCACCAAG GATTACAGGGAACGCTGGGGGACGAAGTGTGCGGGCTGCGGAGAATACGTCGAGGGCGACGTGGTCACTGCTGGGGACAAGCACGCCTTCCATCCGAACTGTTTTCACTGCCAGAGATGCAGACAACCGTTGCTGGGCCAGGGTACTAAAGTGTCCCTTGTCCAAG GTCAAGCTCTGTGTCATCGATGCGTCGGTATCCCGGTACGAGAGGCCTCGACGCCGGTCGGCAATAGCACCACCATCAGAGGAACCGGGGACGGGCCGTCTGACCCTGGTGCCTGCGCTGGTTGCGGAAACCAATTACGGGAAGGCCAGGCTTTGGTCGCCCTGGATCGACAGTGGCACGTCTGGTGTTTCAAATGCCATAGCTGCGACACCGTGCTCCACGGCGAATACATGGGGAA AGACGGGGTGCCTTACTGCGAGAAGGACTACCAGAAGCAGTTCGGCGTGAAGTGCGCCTACTGCAACCGTTACATCAGCGGTAAGGTGCTGCAGGCTGGGGACAACCATCATTTCCATCCTACCTGCGCCCGATGCACCAAGTGCGGCGATCCTTTCGGCGATGGGGAGGAAATGTATTTGCAGGGCGCGGCCATTTGGCATCCCCGTTGCGGGCCAGGCCCGAGCGGACCGAACGGTATCGTGAACGGCCATGGGGAAGCTCACACCCCCCAGCATCGAGAGTCGGAGCGGATCTCCAGCAGCGCTTCGGAGATGCAG ttttcattgcggtCACGCACGCCAAGCCTGAACGGATCACTCTGCAGCCCTTACAGCAGCCTCAGTCGCAAG TATTATCCCGCGCGAACTGGCAGTCCCGGACTGATATTGCGAGAGTACGGACGTGGTCCATCCGAGGACGTATCTAGGATTTATACTTACTCGTACTTGACCGAGACGCCGAGCCAGGGATACTTGAGACGTCCGATACAGCCATACGACAAACCACCGACTAGCCCACATTTTCATAGACCTAGCT CGTCCCGTTCGATAAGAAGCAGCGGCGGACGCAGCAGCCGATCTGGTATGCGCGCTCTGGTCGATGCTCTCAGCGAGACCAGACCAAAGTCACCGGCCAGTCAAGTAGATAAtgacgagccaatagagttggCGCATTATCCGGATGCCATGAAACCTCCTCCTGGTACCAAGCCGCCGATCGAAAGAGACGATTTCCCTGCTCCGCCTTATCCTTACACAGATCCCGAGAGACGTAGACGATGGTCCGACACATACAAG GGAGTACCCGCATCGGATGATGAGGACGAAGTGGACAACAAGACTTACATAAAGGAGGTGGAGGAGAAGCTGAAGAAGGAACAGGACGAGCTAAGTAAAATCGACACTGGGATAGCGAAGGTGTTCTTACAAGATCGCGAAAAGGATCGAGAGAACCTGAGACACAAAGCTGCGAACGTTGATCCTAGGAACGCGTCGAGAACGCCATCGGCTGCCAGAGAACCGACTTACAGATTACGATACGAAAGTCCAGTTGGCGCGT CGCCATCGAGAAATATAGACCACGCCAGACCGTGGGAGGACGACGATGGATTCAGTTACAGATCGAGCGTAGGGCCCAGTTACAACG TATCGACAGGCAGCATCACGGATGTGGATCGACGGGCATTGGTATGTACCACAGCCCCATACTACTCCCGGCGAATTAGCATG AATGATGGCGGTATGCTGCCATCATCCACCACGTATACAGGTGGCCTGGGCTCGGTAGTCGGAAGTCGCGGGGGCCATCACGTAAGGAGATCACTGCCAGACATGGGAACTGCACCCTCCGAACCGCCGAAACTCTATCCTTACCACTTACTTGTCATCACCAACTACAGGCTGCCAGCCGACGTGGATCGTTGCAATCTCGAA CGGCACCTTTCCGACGCAGAATTCGAGGCAGTCCTCCAGTTTACACGCGCCGAGTTCTACAGACTACCGCAGTGGCGTCGTAACGAAATCAAAAGACGTGCCCGGTTGTTTTAA
- the Unc-115a gene encoding actin binding LIM protein Uncoordinated 115a isoform X7 produces MKSKSDTFFTSESNGVKRDQELKQKQLKKGKTFCQSCKKKCSGEVLRVQDKYFHIGCFKCAQCNSSLAQGGFFAREGSYYCTKDYRERWGTKCAGCGEYVEGDVVTAGDKHAFHPNCFHCQRCRQPLLGQGTKVSLVQGQALCHRCVGIPVREASTPVGNSTTIRGTGDGPSDPGACAGCGNQLREGQALVALDRQWHVWCFKCHSCDTVLHGEYMGKDGVPYCEKDYQKQFGVKCAYCNRYISGKVLQAGDNHHFHPTCARCTKCGDPFGDGEEMYLQGAAIWHPRCGPGPSGPNGIVNGHGEAHTPQHRESERISSSASEMQYYPARTGSPGLILREYGRGPSEDVSRIYTYSYLTETPSQGYLRRPIQPYDKPPTSPHFHRPSSSRSIRSSGGRSSRSGMRALVDALSETRPKSPASQVDNDEPIELAHYPDAMKPPPGTKPPIERDDFPAPPYPYTDPERRRRWSDTYKGVPASDDEDEVDNKTYIKEVEEKLKKEQDELSKIDTGIAKVFLQDREKDRENLRHKAANVDPRNASRTPSAAREPTYRLRYESPVGASPSRNIDHARPWEDDDGFSYRSSVGPSYNVVSSLRHIPKPGYGLAPRSHTFSSTGGSVSALPGDYSFSGMGDKTHSTDFSSGKSDISTGSITDVDRRALNDGGMLPSSTTYTGGLGSVVGSRGGHHVRRSLPDMGTAPSEPPKLYPYHLLVITNYRLPADVDRCNLERHLSDAEFEAVLQFTRAEFYRLPQWRRNEIKRRARLF; encoded by the exons GTAAAACGTTCTGCCAGTCTTGCAAGAAGAAGTGCAGCGGGGAGGTGCTACGAGTACAGGACAAGTACTTCCACATAGGGTGTTTCAAGTGCGCTCAGTGCAACTCTAGCTTAGCGCAGGGTGGCTTTTTCGCACGCGAGGGCTCTTACTATTGCACCAAG GATTACAGGGAACGCTGGGGGACGAAGTGTGCGGGCTGCGGAGAATACGTCGAGGGCGACGTGGTCACTGCTGGGGACAAGCACGCCTTCCATCCGAACTGTTTTCACTGCCAGAGATGCAGACAACCGTTGCTGGGCCAGGGTACTAAAGTGTCCCTTGTCCAAG GTCAAGCTCTGTGTCATCGATGCGTCGGTATCCCGGTACGAGAGGCCTCGACGCCGGTCGGCAATAGCACCACCATCAGAGGAACCGGGGACGGGCCGTCTGACCCTGGTGCCTGCGCTGGTTGCGGAAACCAATTACGGGAAGGCCAGGCTTTGGTCGCCCTGGATCGACAGTGGCACGTCTGGTGTTTCAAATGCCATAGCTGCGACACCGTGCTCCACGGCGAATACATGGGGAA AGACGGGGTGCCTTACTGCGAGAAGGACTACCAGAAGCAGTTCGGCGTGAAGTGCGCCTACTGCAACCGTTACATCAGCGGTAAGGTGCTGCAGGCTGGGGACAACCATCATTTCCATCCTACCTGCGCCCGATGCACCAAGTGCGGCGATCCTTTCGGCGATGGGGAGGAAATGTATTTGCAGGGCGCGGCCATTTGGCATCCCCGTTGCGGGCCAGGCCCGAGCGGACCGAACGGTATCGTGAACGGCCATGGGGAAGCTCACACCCCCCAGCATCGAGAGTCGGAGCGGATCTCCAGCAGCGCTTCGGAGATGCAG TATTATCCCGCGCGAACTGGCAGTCCCGGACTGATATTGCGAGAGTACGGACGTGGTCCATCCGAGGACGTATCTAGGATTTATACTTACTCGTACTTGACCGAGACGCCGAGCCAGGGATACTTGAGACGTCCGATACAGCCATACGACAAACCACCGACTAGCCCACATTTTCATAGACCTAGCT CGTCCCGTTCGATAAGAAGCAGCGGCGGACGCAGCAGCCGATCTGGTATGCGCGCTCTGGTCGATGCTCTCAGCGAGACCAGACCAAAGTCACCGGCCAGTCAAGTAGATAAtgacgagccaatagagttggCGCATTATCCGGATGCCATGAAACCTCCTCCTGGTACCAAGCCGCCGATCGAAAGAGACGATTTCCCTGCTCCGCCTTATCCTTACACAGATCCCGAGAGACGTAGACGATGGTCCGACACATACAAG GGAGTACCCGCATCGGATGATGAGGACGAAGTGGACAACAAGACTTACATAAAGGAGGTGGAGGAGAAGCTGAAGAAGGAACAGGACGAGCTAAGTAAAATCGACACTGGGATAGCGAAGGTGTTCTTACAAGATCGCGAAAAGGATCGAGAGAACCTGAGACACAAAGCTGCGAACGTTGATCCTAGGAACGCGTCGAGAACGCCATCGGCTGCCAGAGAACCGACTTACAGATTACGATACGAAAGTCCAGTTGGCGCGT CGCCATCGAGAAATATAGACCACGCCAGACCGTGGGAGGACGACGATGGATTCAGTTACAGATCGAGCGTAGGGCCCAGTTACAACG TTGTGAGCTCCCTTCGGCACATCCCGAAGCCAGGGTACGGTCTGGCACCGCGAAGTCACACCTTCTCCTCGACCGGCGGTTCTGTATCTGCTCTCCCT GGTGATTATTCGTTCAGTGGTATGGGAGACAAGACGCACAGCACTGATTTCTCATCCGGCAAATCAGATA TATCGACAGGCAGCATCACGGATGTGGATCGACGGGCATTG AATGATGGCGGTATGCTGCCATCATCCACCACGTATACAGGTGGCCTGGGCTCGGTAGTCGGAAGTCGCGGGGGCCATCACGTAAGGAGATCACTGCCAGACATGGGAACTGCACCCTCCGAACCGCCGAAACTCTATCCTTACCACTTACTTGTCATCACCAACTACAGGCTGCCAGCCGACGTGGATCGTTGCAATCTCGAA CGGCACCTTTCCGACGCAGAATTCGAGGCAGTCCTCCAGTTTACACGCGCCGAGTTCTACAGACTACCGCAGTGGCGTCGTAACGAAATCAAAAGACGTGCCCGGTTGTTTTAA
- the Unc-115a gene encoding actin binding LIM protein Uncoordinated 115a isoform X6: protein MGKTFCQSCKKKCSGEVLRVQDKYFHIGCFKCAQCNSSLAQGGFFAREGSYYCTKDYRERWGTKCAGCGEYVEGDVVTAGDKHAFHPNCFHCQRCRQPLLGQGTKVSLVQGQALCHRCVGIPVREASTPVGNSTTIRGTGDGPSDPGACAGCGNQLREGQALVALDRQWHVWCFKCHSCDTVLHGEYMGKDGVPYCEKDYQKQFGVKCAYCNRYISGKVLQAGDNHHFHPTCARCTKCGDPFGDGEEMYLQGAAIWHPRCGPGPSGPNGIVNGHGEAHTPQHRESERISSSASEMQFSLRSRTPSLNGSLCSPYSSLSRKYYPARTGSPGLILREYGRGPSEDVSRIYTYSYLTETPSQGYLRRPIQPYDKPPTSPHFHRPSSSRSIRSSGGRSSRSGMRALVDALSETRPKSPASQVDNDEPIELAHYPDAMKPPPGTKPPIERDDFPAPPYPYTDPERRRRWSDTYKGVPASDDEDEVDNKTYIKEVEEKLKKEQDELSKIDTGIAKVFLQDREKDRENLRHKAANVDPRNASRTPSAAREPTYRLRYESPVGASPSRNIDHARPWEDDDGFSYRSSVGPSYNVGRSSARSPAPRNYPPLGTQRAFTLPNAARHYHSGDYSFSGMGDKTHSTDFSSGKSDISTGSITDVDRRALVCTTAPYYSRRISMNDGGMLPSSTTYTGGLGSVVGSRGGHHVRRSLPDMGTAPSEPPKLYPYHLLVITNYRLPADVDRCNLERHLSDAEFEAVLQFTRAEFYRLPQWRRNEIKRRARLF from the exons GTAAAACGTTCTGCCAGTCTTGCAAGAAGAAGTGCAGCGGGGAGGTGCTACGAGTACAGGACAAGTACTTCCACATAGGGTGTTTCAAGTGCGCTCAGTGCAACTCTAGCTTAGCGCAGGGTGGCTTTTTCGCACGCGAGGGCTCTTACTATTGCACCAAG GATTACAGGGAACGCTGGGGGACGAAGTGTGCGGGCTGCGGAGAATACGTCGAGGGCGACGTGGTCACTGCTGGGGACAAGCACGCCTTCCATCCGAACTGTTTTCACTGCCAGAGATGCAGACAACCGTTGCTGGGCCAGGGTACTAAAGTGTCCCTTGTCCAAG GTCAAGCTCTGTGTCATCGATGCGTCGGTATCCCGGTACGAGAGGCCTCGACGCCGGTCGGCAATAGCACCACCATCAGAGGAACCGGGGACGGGCCGTCTGACCCTGGTGCCTGCGCTGGTTGCGGAAACCAATTACGGGAAGGCCAGGCTTTGGTCGCCCTGGATCGACAGTGGCACGTCTGGTGTTTCAAATGCCATAGCTGCGACACCGTGCTCCACGGCGAATACATGGGGAA AGACGGGGTGCCTTACTGCGAGAAGGACTACCAGAAGCAGTTCGGCGTGAAGTGCGCCTACTGCAACCGTTACATCAGCGGTAAGGTGCTGCAGGCTGGGGACAACCATCATTTCCATCCTACCTGCGCCCGATGCACCAAGTGCGGCGATCCTTTCGGCGATGGGGAGGAAATGTATTTGCAGGGCGCGGCCATTTGGCATCCCCGTTGCGGGCCAGGCCCGAGCGGACCGAACGGTATCGTGAACGGCCATGGGGAAGCTCACACCCCCCAGCATCGAGAGTCGGAGCGGATCTCCAGCAGCGCTTCGGAGATGCAG ttttcattgcggtCACGCACGCCAAGCCTGAACGGATCACTCTGCAGCCCTTACAGCAGCCTCAGTCGCAAG TATTATCCCGCGCGAACTGGCAGTCCCGGACTGATATTGCGAGAGTACGGACGTGGTCCATCCGAGGACGTATCTAGGATTTATACTTACTCGTACTTGACCGAGACGCCGAGCCAGGGATACTTGAGACGTCCGATACAGCCATACGACAAACCACCGACTAGCCCACATTTTCATAGACCTAGCT CGTCCCGTTCGATAAGAAGCAGCGGCGGACGCAGCAGCCGATCTGGTATGCGCGCTCTGGTCGATGCTCTCAGCGAGACCAGACCAAAGTCACCGGCCAGTCAAGTAGATAAtgacgagccaatagagttggCGCATTATCCGGATGCCATGAAACCTCCTCCTGGTACCAAGCCGCCGATCGAAAGAGACGATTTCCCTGCTCCGCCTTATCCTTACACAGATCCCGAGAGACGTAGACGATGGTCCGACACATACAAG GGAGTACCCGCATCGGATGATGAGGACGAAGTGGACAACAAGACTTACATAAAGGAGGTGGAGGAGAAGCTGAAGAAGGAACAGGACGAGCTAAGTAAAATCGACACTGGGATAGCGAAGGTGTTCTTACAAGATCGCGAAAAGGATCGAGAGAACCTGAGACACAAAGCTGCGAACGTTGATCCTAGGAACGCGTCGAGAACGCCATCGGCTGCCAGAGAACCGACTTACAGATTACGATACGAAAGTCCAGTTGGCGCGT CGCCATCGAGAAATATAGACCACGCCAGACCGTGGGAGGACGACGATGGATTCAGTTACAGATCGAGCGTAGGGCCCAGTTACAACG TTGGGAGGTCATCGGCACGTTCCCCGGCTCCCAGAAACTATCCACCCCTTGGTACTCAACGCGCCTTCACTCTTCCAAACGCCGCTAGGCACTATCATTCG GGTGATTATTCGTTCAGTGGTATGGGAGACAAGACGCACAGCACTGATTTCTCATCCGGCAAATCAGATA TATCGACAGGCAGCATCACGGATGTGGATCGACGGGCATTGGTATGTACCACAGCCCCATACTACTCCCGGCGAATTAGCATG AATGATGGCGGTATGCTGCCATCATCCACCACGTATACAGGTGGCCTGGGCTCGGTAGTCGGAAGTCGCGGGGGCCATCACGTAAGGAGATCACTGCCAGACATGGGAACTGCACCCTCCGAACCGCCGAAACTCTATCCTTACCACTTACTTGTCATCACCAACTACAGGCTGCCAGCCGACGTGGATCGTTGCAATCTCGAA CGGCACCTTTCCGACGCAGAATTCGAGGCAGTCCTCCAGTTTACACGCGCCGAGTTCTACAGACTACCGCAGTGGCGTCGTAACGAAATCAAAAGACGTGCCCGGTTGTTTTAA
- the Unc-115a gene encoding actin binding LIM protein Uncoordinated 115a isoform X5, which yields MKSKSDTFFTSESNGVKRDQELKQKQLKKGKTFCQSCKKKCSGEVLRVQDKYFHIGCFKCAQCNSSLAQGGFFAREGSYYCTKDYRERWGTKCAGCGEYVEGDVVTAGDKHAFHPNCFHCQRCRQPLLGQGTKVSLVQGQALCHRCVGIPVREASTPVGNSTTIRGTGDGPSDPGACAGCGNQLREGQALVALDRQWHVWCFKCHSCDTVLHGEYMGKDGVPYCEKDYQKQFGVKCAYCNRYISGKVLQAGDNHHFHPTCARCTKCGDPFGDGEEMYLQGAAIWHPRCGPGPSGPNGIVNGHGEAHTPQHRESERISSSASEMQYYPARTGSPGLILREYGRGPSEDVSRIYTYSYLTETPSQGYLRRPIQPYDKPPTSPHFHRPSSSRSIRSSGGRSSRSGMRALVDALSETRPKSPASQVDNDEPIELAHYPDAMKPPPGTKPPIERDDFPAPPYPYTDPERRRRWSDTYKGVPASDDEDEVDNKTYIKEVEEKLKKEQDELSKIDTGIAKVFLQDREKDRENLRHKAANVDPRNASRTPSAAREPTYRLRYESPVGASPSRNIDHARPWEDDDGFSYRSSVGPSYNVGRSSARSPAPRNYPPLGTQRAFTLPNAARHYHSGDYSFSGMGDKTHSTDFSSGKSDISTGSITDVDRRALVCTTAPYYSRRISMNDGGMLPSSTTYTGGLGSVVGSRGGHHVRRSLPDMGTAPSEPPKLYPYHLLVITNYRLPADVDRCNLERHLSDAEFEAVLQFTRAEFYRLPQWRRNEIKRRARLF from the exons GTAAAACGTTCTGCCAGTCTTGCAAGAAGAAGTGCAGCGGGGAGGTGCTACGAGTACAGGACAAGTACTTCCACATAGGGTGTTTCAAGTGCGCTCAGTGCAACTCTAGCTTAGCGCAGGGTGGCTTTTTCGCACGCGAGGGCTCTTACTATTGCACCAAG GATTACAGGGAACGCTGGGGGACGAAGTGTGCGGGCTGCGGAGAATACGTCGAGGGCGACGTGGTCACTGCTGGGGACAAGCACGCCTTCCATCCGAACTGTTTTCACTGCCAGAGATGCAGACAACCGTTGCTGGGCCAGGGTACTAAAGTGTCCCTTGTCCAAG GTCAAGCTCTGTGTCATCGATGCGTCGGTATCCCGGTACGAGAGGCCTCGACGCCGGTCGGCAATAGCACCACCATCAGAGGAACCGGGGACGGGCCGTCTGACCCTGGTGCCTGCGCTGGTTGCGGAAACCAATTACGGGAAGGCCAGGCTTTGGTCGCCCTGGATCGACAGTGGCACGTCTGGTGTTTCAAATGCCATAGCTGCGACACCGTGCTCCACGGCGAATACATGGGGAA AGACGGGGTGCCTTACTGCGAGAAGGACTACCAGAAGCAGTTCGGCGTGAAGTGCGCCTACTGCAACCGTTACATCAGCGGTAAGGTGCTGCAGGCTGGGGACAACCATCATTTCCATCCTACCTGCGCCCGATGCACCAAGTGCGGCGATCCTTTCGGCGATGGGGAGGAAATGTATTTGCAGGGCGCGGCCATTTGGCATCCCCGTTGCGGGCCAGGCCCGAGCGGACCGAACGGTATCGTGAACGGCCATGGGGAAGCTCACACCCCCCAGCATCGAGAGTCGGAGCGGATCTCCAGCAGCGCTTCGGAGATGCAG TATTATCCCGCGCGAACTGGCAGTCCCGGACTGATATTGCGAGAGTACGGACGTGGTCCATCCGAGGACGTATCTAGGATTTATACTTACTCGTACTTGACCGAGACGCCGAGCCAGGGATACTTGAGACGTCCGATACAGCCATACGACAAACCACCGACTAGCCCACATTTTCATAGACCTAGCT CGTCCCGTTCGATAAGAAGCAGCGGCGGACGCAGCAGCCGATCTGGTATGCGCGCTCTGGTCGATGCTCTCAGCGAGACCAGACCAAAGTCACCGGCCAGTCAAGTAGATAAtgacgagccaatagagttggCGCATTATCCGGATGCCATGAAACCTCCTCCTGGTACCAAGCCGCCGATCGAAAGAGACGATTTCCCTGCTCCGCCTTATCCTTACACAGATCCCGAGAGACGTAGACGATGGTCCGACACATACAAG GGAGTACCCGCATCGGATGATGAGGACGAAGTGGACAACAAGACTTACATAAAGGAGGTGGAGGAGAAGCTGAAGAAGGAACAGGACGAGCTAAGTAAAATCGACACTGGGATAGCGAAGGTGTTCTTACAAGATCGCGAAAAGGATCGAGAGAACCTGAGACACAAAGCTGCGAACGTTGATCCTAGGAACGCGTCGAGAACGCCATCGGCTGCCAGAGAACCGACTTACAGATTACGATACGAAAGTCCAGTTGGCGCGT CGCCATCGAGAAATATAGACCACGCCAGACCGTGGGAGGACGACGATGGATTCAGTTACAGATCGAGCGTAGGGCCCAGTTACAACG TTGGGAGGTCATCGGCACGTTCCCCGGCTCCCAGAAACTATCCACCCCTTGGTACTCAACGCGCCTTCACTCTTCCAAACGCCGCTAGGCACTATCATTCG GGTGATTATTCGTTCAGTGGTATGGGAGACAAGACGCACAGCACTGATTTCTCATCCGGCAAATCAGATA TATCGACAGGCAGCATCACGGATGTGGATCGACGGGCATTGGTATGTACCACAGCCCCATACTACTCCCGGCGAATTAGCATG AATGATGGCGGTATGCTGCCATCATCCACCACGTATACAGGTGGCCTGGGCTCGGTAGTCGGAAGTCGCGGGGGCCATCACGTAAGGAGATCACTGCCAGACATGGGAACTGCACCCTCCGAACCGCCGAAACTCTATCCTTACCACTTACTTGTCATCACCAACTACAGGCTGCCAGCCGACGTGGATCGTTGCAATCTCGAA CGGCACCTTTCCGACGCAGAATTCGAGGCAGTCCTCCAGTTTACACGCGCCGAGTTCTACAGACTACCGCAGTGGCGTCGTAACGAAATCAAAAGACGTGCCCGGTTGTTTTAA